A region from the Lolium perenne isolate Kyuss_39 chromosome 4, Kyuss_2.0, whole genome shotgun sequence genome encodes:
- the LOC127296651 gene encoding uncharacterized protein — MATTLKDVATRKPVLATIRLLVPAGAAKPAPPVGPALGFYRLNLMAFCKDFNARTQKYKAETPMQVTLTAYKDSTFEFVVKSPSVSWFLKKAAGIDTASGRPGHSIVTSLSLRHVYEIAKLKQTDPFCKHMSLEALSKSIIGTAKSMGIEIVKDLD; from the coding sequence ATGGCAACAACACTTAAAGATGTGGCGACGCGGAAACCTGTTCTAGCGACAATCCGTCTCTTAGTTCCCGCTGGAGCTGCCAAACCTGCACCACCCGTTGGACCAGCTCTCGGTTTCTACAGGCTTAATCTGATGGCGTTCTGCAAGGACTTCAACGCCAGGACACAGAAGTACAAGGCAGAAACTCCGATGCAGGTCACTTTGACTGCCTACAAGGACAGCACTTTCGAGTTTGTGGTCAAGTCACCCTCGGTTTCATGGTTTCTCAAGAAAGCAGCAGGCATTGACACAGCGAGCGGCCGGCCGGGGCACAGCATTGTGACATCCCTCTCGCTCCGTCATGTCTACGAGATCGCGAAGCTGAAGCAGACCGACCCGTTCTGCAAGCACATGTCGCTCGAGGCCTTGTCCAAATCCATCATCGGCACGGCCAAGTCCATGGGCATCGAAATTGTTAAGGATCTGGACTAG
- the LOC127296650 gene encoding uncharacterized protein, translating to MALPAAGGSQTQPVHLHHAINLARARLHKTQPQAPPASAAVSSNESQVTSEPRSSCQCQRQTETMLVRSSSTPVLGALHASSGGHSPAVHLAESSPTVAYHPPAISCSLSSSGGGGGSDHERSRGSTGGGGLRRACSDGNLSSLGGRADDHHRSRPAPLETIQSFAARDGSWDEEDDENDNADTDTDQEMSFGMFGAVTSGTTTYTQEHPLFLARGLGIDRLGSGLLLTDDGGINGGAGGTYLVASGGGGSGIEAHYKQLIEEDPCNGLFLRNYAQFLYRVKGDRRRAEEYYSRAILADPDDGELLSEYAKLVWEVHGDEDRASGYFERAARADPHNSHVLAAQAAFLWDTDDGAGPEETTMSYTGFAAAAARSSMASATS from the coding sequence ATGGCCCTGCCTGCCGCCGGAGGAAGCCAAACCCAACCCGTTCATCTCCACCACGCAATCAATCTCGCCCGCGCGCGCCTCCATAAAACCCAGCCGCAAGCACCACCGGCGTCAGCAGCAGTGTCCAGTAACGAGTCTCAAGTCACGTCTGAACCCAGAAGCTCCTGCCAGTGCCAGCGGCAGACAGAGACCATGCTCGTCAGGAGCTCCTCCACGCCGGTCCTCGGCGCGCTGCACGCCTCGTCCGGCGGCCACTCCCCGGCCGTCCACCTCGCCGAGTCCTCCCCGACGGTCGCCTACCACCCGCCCGCCATCTCCTGCAGCCTCTccagctccggcggcggcggcggatccgACCACGAGCGCTCGCGCGGCAGCACTGGCGGCGGGGGCCTTCGCCGGGCCTGCTCGGACGGCAACCTCTCATCCCTGGGCGGCCGGGCCGACGACCACCACCGCTCCAGGCCGGCGCCGCTCGAGACGATCCAGTccttcgcggcccgcgacgggtcgtgggacgaggaggacgacgaaaaCGACAACGCCGACACCGACACCGACCAGGAGATGAGCTTCGGGATGTTCGGCGCCGTCACCAGCGGCACCACCACGTACACGCAGGAGCACCCGCTGTTCCTGGCGAGGGGTCTGGGGATCGACCGGCTCGGCTCGGGCCTcctcctcaccgacgacggcggcaTCAACGGCGGCGCCGGTGGCACCTACCTGGTGGCCTCGGGCGGCGGCGGGTCCGGCATAGAGGCGCACTACAAGCAGCTCATCGAGGAGGACCCCTGCAACGGCCTCTTCCTCCGCAACTACGCGCAGTTCCTCTACCGGGTCAAGGGGGACCGCCGCAGGGCGGAGGAGTACTACTCCCGCGCCATCCTCGCCGACCCCGACGACGGCGAGCTGCTCTCCGAGTACGCCAAGCTCGTCTGGGAGGTGCACGGGGACGAGGACCGCGCCTCCGGCTACTTCGAACGGGCCGCCAGGGCCGACCCGCACAACAGCCACGTCCTCGCCGCGCAGGCCGCCTTCCTGTGGGACACCGACGACGGTGCTGGCCCTGAAGAGACGACGATGAGCTACACCGggttcgccgccgccgctgctcggTCATCCATGGCTTCGGCGACGAGCTGA